Proteins encoded by one window of uncultured Ilyobacter sp.:
- a CDS encoding cation:proton antiporter yields MKTLLSLSLLLIGGHYAGKIAEKMKLPKLIGMIIFGCIAGPAYLNQIDSLTLHMSKELKSIALVTVLIRGGLGISTEQLKKMGRPALLLSFIPAGLEGFAVAFAAMKLFGFTFIQGGILGFIISAVSPAVLIPSMVGLINRGIGQRKAIPQMMLAGGSADDSIAIALFSTFMSLYLGSSAGIASNLLLVPLSIVLGVISGIAAALLLKFLCKTTKNPLIHCFLVLTTGVAMRVLEELKILKINSLIGVMVMGFVISNYCEKELGTSLKETLGKVWQVGQIYLFTLVGTAINPTLIGNLIIPGTLAIMSALVIRSIGTWISLLGTDLTYRERLFCVIAYLPKATVQSAKAGVPLQMGVVGGELIQAVSILSVLITAPIGAIGIKLTAIPLLEPESQLKVSQEYLK; encoded by the coding sequence ATGAAAACGTTACTTTCTCTGTCTCTTCTCCTTATAGGGGGACATTATGCCGGCAAAATTGCAGAAAAAATGAAACTTCCAAAACTAATAGGTATGATAATATTCGGCTGTATAGCTGGTCCTGCATACCTCAACCAGATAGACAGCCTTACCCTGCATATGAGCAAGGAGCTAAAAAGTATAGCCCTGGTTACTGTTCTGATCAGAGGAGGTCTGGGAATAAGCACAGAACAATTAAAAAAAATGGGTCGCCCTGCTCTTCTCTTAAGCTTTATTCCAGCAGGACTTGAAGGTTTTGCCGTTGCCTTTGCAGCAATGAAACTTTTCGGCTTTACTTTTATACAGGGAGGAATTTTAGGATTTATAATCTCTGCAGTGAGCCCTGCTGTTCTCATACCTTCCATGGTTGGACTCATAAACAGAGGAATAGGTCAGAGAAAGGCCATACCTCAGATGATGTTGGCTGGGGGATCAGCAGATGACAGCATTGCAATAGCTCTTTTCAGTACATTTATGAGCCTTTATCTTGGATCTTCTGCGGGGATAGCATCCAATTTATTGTTAGTACCCCTTTCTATAGTTTTAGGGGTAATTTCTGGTATCGCCGCAGCACTTTTATTAAAATTTTTGTGCAAAACCACAAAAAACCCTTTAATTCACTGTTTCTTGGTATTAACAACAGGTGTTGCGATGAGAGTCCTAGAGGAATTGAAAATCCTTAAAATTAACTCTCTTATTGGTGTCATGGTCATGGGCTTTGTCATAAGCAACTACTGTGAAAAAGAGCTCGGAACCAGCCTAAAGGAAACTCTCGGAAAGGTATGGCAGGTTGGACAGATATACCTATTTACCCTTGTAGGTACCGCAATTAATCCAACTCTTATAGGAAATCTCATTATTCCAGGAACACTTGCTATTATGAGTGCTCTAGTGATAAGGTCGATAGGCACTTGGATCTCACTTCTTGGAACAGACCTAACATACAGGGAAAGACTATTTTGTGTTATAGCCTACCTCCCAAAGGCAACTGTGCAGTCTGCCAAGGCTGGTGTGCCACTTCAGATGGGAGTGGTCGGTGGAGAGCTGATACAGGCTGTCTCCATCCTGAGCGTGCTTATAACGGCCCCTATAGGGGCTATCGGTATAAAGCTCACAGCCATACCTCTACTAGAGCCAGAGAGCCAACTAAAAGTATCACAGGAATACTTGAAATAA
- a CDS encoding ATP-binding protein encodes MRGKISRDIFFYMMIISILPIFLIYLLNATLLDSYSLNKKKEELHKISKLLTEGDGNINIPRLKRESNIEVYFLNMEDRYQYRIDDDVRGILDDLDWDDVEIGANIQKIYQKEQGINLLVNIKKITNQMFLVITTPVSSVENSVKISREFYYYSFFLVAFLSLVVSYIFSNKVSKPIIHLEKNAKDISMLNFDEKVDIKTGNELESLGESINTMSEKLESAIENLKNANTQLEIDLENEKKLEIMRRSFISSVNHELKTPLAIMRVYAEGLLEGVACGEEVEEYCTTIVEEVENMEKIVKELLYFSEIEAGYKKAQMESFRIDLLTEKILGNYSYDFKEKNVKLNFLLENKKVYGDIKLIERVLENFFSNAVTYVPENGEIKIKGTPGEDFLKITVFNSGDKIPEDKINDIWKPFFKLDKARTRKYGGTGLGLSIVKKILDIHGSDYGVYNLRDGVEFFFTLKKS; translated from the coding sequence ATGAGAGGTAAAATAAGCAGGGATATATTTTTTTATATGATGATAATATCTATACTGCCGATATTTCTGATATATCTTTTGAATGCCACACTTCTAGACAGCTACTCCTTAAATAAAAAAAAAGAAGAACTTCATAAAATATCAAAACTTCTCACAGAGGGAGACGGAAATATCAACATTCCGAGGCTTAAGAGGGAGAGCAATATAGAGGTGTATTTCCTTAACATGGAGGACAGATATCAGTACCGTATAGACGATGATGTAAGAGGAATTTTGGATGATCTAGACTGGGATGATGTGGAGATTGGTGCCAATATACAGAAAATATATCAGAAAGAGCAGGGAATAAATCTTCTGGTTAATATAAAAAAAATAACAAATCAGATGTTTCTAGTTATAACAACCCCCGTATCTTCTGTAGAGAATTCTGTGAAAATAAGCAGGGAGTTCTATTACTACAGTTTTTTTCTGGTGGCTTTCCTGTCCCTGGTTGTTTCATATATTTTTTCAAATAAGGTTTCAAAACCGATTATTCATCTGGAAAAAAATGCCAAAGACATATCCATGCTCAATTTTGATGAAAAAGTGGATATAAAAACCGGGAATGAACTTGAAAGTTTGGGAGAAAGTATAAATACTATGTCTGAAAAACTTGAAAGTGCCATTGAAAATCTTAAAAATGCCAATACTCAGCTAGAGATTGATCTTGAAAATGAAAAAAAACTGGAAATAATGAGGCGTAGCTTTATATCTAGTGTAAATCATGAACTAAAGACACCCCTTGCAATTATGAGGGTATATGCAGAAGGACTCCTTGAGGGAGTAGCCTGCGGTGAAGAGGTAGAGGAATACTGTACAACCATTGTAGAAGAAGTTGAAAACATGGAAAAAATAGTAAAGGAGCTTCTGTATTTTTCAGAGATAGAGGCGGGATACAAAAAAGCTCAAATGGAATCTTTTAGGATAGATTTACTTACAGAAAAAATATTGGGAAATTACTCCTATGACTTTAAGGAAAAAAATGTTAAATTAAATTTTTTACTGGAGAATAAAAAAGTCTATGGAGATATAAAACTTATTGAAAGAGTTCTAGAAAACTTTTTCAGTAATGCCGTTACCTATGTTCCTGAAAATGGCGAAATTAAAATAAAGGGAACTCCTGGTGAAGATTTTTTAAAAATAACTGTTTTTAATAGTGGAGATAAAATTCCAGAAGATAAAATCAATGATATATGGAAACCTTTTTTCAAACTTGATAAGGCCAGAACCAGAAAGTACGGAGGAACAGGTCTAGGGCTCTCTATTGTAAAAAAAATCCTAGATATTCATGGCTCTGATTATGGTGTTTATAACCTCAGAGATGGTGTTGAGTTTTTCTTCACTCTGAAGAAATCATAA